GGGCCGCCGCGAGGCCACGAACATGCCGATGGCTACCGGGATCAGCACGATGGCAATCACCTCCACGAGCTTGCGCGTCTGCAGCGGCACCACCTGGCCGCTCTGCGCGAAATGATTGATCGCCCAGTTGGCGATGAGCGGCAGCGTGACGATCGACAGCAGCGTGTTCACGGCGGTGAGCGAGATGTTCATCGCCACGTTGCCGCCGAAGAGGTGCGAGAACAGGTTGGCCGAGATGCCGCCCGGCGAGGCCGCCAGCAGCATGAGCCCGATGGCGAACACCGGCGAGAGCCCGAAGCCCACGATGATCGCGTAGCAGGCGAGCGGCAGGCCGATGACCTGCAGCACCAGCGCGATGGTCACCGCCTTCGGATGCTTGAAGAGCCGCCGGAAGTCGGCGAGCGAGAGCGACAGCCCCAGCCCGAACATCACCAGCGCGAGCGCGCCGAACAGGAACCGGGTCACGATGAGCGTGGTGTCCATGGGTTTTTGTCTCCTCTGTCGTTCTTCTGTCTAAAAAAATGGCTGCCGGCACCCGTCGCGCGGGCGCTGGCAGCCGTGGAAACCGCTGACTGATGGGTCTCGACGCGTCTTATTGTTTGTAGCTGTCGTCGATGCGGTCGAGTTTGCGGATCAGCGAAGGCCAGACGAACATGCCGCCCAGGCCCCCGCTTTGCACCTTCATCGCCTGGCCCACGCCGTCGATGATCCTCGGGTCCACGTGCGTGAGTTCGCTGCCGCCCGATTGCGCGGCGATCTGGATCTGGCAGGTGTTCTCGAAGGTGTACATCGAAAGGAACGCGTCGGCAATGGTCTTGCCGCAGGTCAGGAGGCCGTGGTTGCGCAGCATGAGGAAGTTGGCGTGGCCCATGTCGGCCTGCAGGCGCGGCTTCTCGTCGTCGCGGAAGGCCACGCCTTCATAGTCGTGATAGGCGAGCGAGGCCAGCACGAAGGTCGACTGCTGGCTGATGGGCAGCACGCCGTTCTTCTGCGCGCTCACCGCGATGCCGGCCCTGGTGTGGGTGTGCAGCACGCACTGGATGTCTTCGCGCGCGGCATGCACCGCGCTGTGGATCACGAAGCCGGCCGGGTTCACCGGGTAGGGCGACTCGATGATCTTGTTGCACTGCTGGTCGACCTTCACCAGGCTCGATGCCGTGATCTCGTCGAACATCAGGCCGTAGGGGTTGATGAGGAAGTGATGCTCGGGGCCGGGCACGCGCGCGCTGATGTGCGTGAACACCAGGTCGCTCCAGCCGTAGAGCGCCACGAGGCGGTAGCAGGCGGCGAGGTCGACGCGCAGCTGCCACTCTTCGGCGGAGACGAGCTTCTGGATTTCGGATTGGGAGTTTGCGTTCATGGTGTGGGTCCTTTGTCTGGGGTCAGGCCGTGGCCGGCTCTTTCAGCACGGTCTTGTAGATGCTCTGCTTGGGTTGCGCCATCAACCGGCGCAGCATGGGCTCGAATTCGCCGATCGGCAAGGTCTCGGCCTTCGGATCGAAGGCGGGGTTGTCGTAGAGCGCGCAGAACTCGGCGGTGCGCTCGTAGTGCGGGTGGTCCTTGAAGTTCTCGCGCATGTCGCGGTCCAGCCCGATGTGGTGGAAGAAGTAGTGGCCCTGGAAGATGCCGTGGTGCTGCACCATCCAGTGGTTGGCTTCGCTCACGAAGGGCTTGAGGATCGCGGCGGCAATGTCGGGGTGGTTGAAGCTGCCGAGCGTGTCGCCGATGTCGTGCAAGAGCGCGCACACCACGTACTCTTCGTCGCGGCCGTCGCGCAGTGCGCGGGTGGCGGTCTGCAGCGAGTGGGTGTAGCGGTCGACCGGAAAGCCGCCGTAGTCGCCTTCCAGGATCTGCAGGTGCTTGATCACGCGCGCGGGCAGGCCGCCCGCGAACTGCATGAACTCGCCGCCGATCAGTTGCCAGTCTTCGCGCGTGCTTTCCTGCATGCTCTTGAAACTTGCGCGTGCGTTCATCGTGTCGTCTCCGTTTTTTTGTCTATGGGGGTGGCGGTCACTGTAGACCTGCACTTGACGCTCAACTGTCAAGAATTTGACAATGCAGGGTGCTGGTAAACCCCTGTGCTCACAGGCAACTAAGCCTTTCCGATGCCTCCTTCCTCCAAGCCGCGCCTCTCCGCCCCGCACCGCGCCGCGCTGGAGGGCAACCCATGGTTCACCAGCATGCCGCGCGCGCAGCGCGATGCGCTGGTGGGCGCGGCGGAGATCATCCACGTGCGGCGCGGCGCAATGATCTTCCGGCAGGGCGATCCGATCCAGGCTGCTGGTGCTGGTTTCTACGGGCTGGTGGCGGGCACGATCAAGATCTCGTCGCTGCGGCAGGACGGGCGCGAAGCCATCCTCGCGGTGCTCGAGCCAGGCAACTGGTTCGGCGAGATCACGCTGATCGACGGCTCGCCGCGCACGCACGACGCCACCGCGCTCGAAGCGCTCGACCTGCTGGTGGTGTCGCCCGAAGCCTTCGCGCGGCAGATGCGCGACGTGGTGTTCTCCAACGCCATCGGCGCGATGCTGGCGGCGCGGGTGCGCATGCTCTATGGCCTGGCAGAAGACGCCACCCTGCGCAGCCTGCGCGCGCGGGTGGCGCACCGGCTGCTGGTGCTGGCGCGCGGCGATGCGACGCAATCGGTGCACCTGCGGCACAGCCTCCAGCTGCCTCAGGAGGCGCTGGCCATGATGCTGGGCGTGACGCGCCAGACGCTCTCGAAGGAGCTCAATGCGCTGGCGGGCGAGGGCGTGGTGGCGCTGGGCTACGGGCGCATCGAATTGCTGTCGCTCGATGCGTTGCAGCGGCTTGTGAGCACCGGCTGAACGCATCCGTCGATCGCGGTGCCCAATTTCGCGCCCGACAGCGCACGAGAGTTTTGGCGACGCCATCACGGCGCCGGCGCCCCGAACGGCCGACGCGCCGGCTCAGGCGCAGCGCGGCTTCGCGCTGCGCCAGCCCAGCAAGGCCACCGAACAGGCCGCCGTGACCACGATGGCCACGGCCACCACCATCAC
This region of Variovorax sp. RKNM96 genomic DNA includes:
- a CDS encoding bile acid:sodium symporter family protein; protein product: MDTTLIVTRFLFGALALVMFGLGLSLSLADFRRLFKHPKAVTIALVLQVIGLPLACYAIIVGFGLSPVFAIGLMLLAASPGGISANLFSHLFGGNVAMNISLTAVNTLLSIVTLPLIANWAINHFAQSGQVVPLQTRKLVEVIAIVLIPVAIGMFVASRRPGFAARMEKPTKIFSGVVLAVVTVLAIANEWKTITATFAEIGIPVLLFNLVSLLAGYYLSRAAGLDKPLATAISYEIGIHNSTLAIFIAVSVLGSFPLALPAAIYSVVMYITAPLFGWLLLRRGQPAAVPAR
- a CDS encoding class II aldolase/adducin family protein; translated protein: MNANSQSEIQKLVSAEEWQLRVDLAACYRLVALYGWSDLVFTHISARVPGPEHHFLINPYGLMFDEITASSLVKVDQQCNKIIESPYPVNPAGFVIHSAVHAAREDIQCVLHTHTRAGIAVSAQKNGVLPISQQSTFVLASLAYHDYEGVAFRDDEKPRLQADMGHANFLMLRNHGLLTCGKTIADAFLSMYTFENTCQIQIAAQSGGSELTHVDPRIIDGVGQAMKVQSGGLGGMFVWPSLIRKLDRIDDSYKQ
- a CDS encoding HD domain-containing protein, whose translation is MNARASFKSMQESTREDWQLIGGEFMQFAGGLPARVIKHLQILEGDYGGFPVDRYTHSLQTATRALRDGRDEEYVVCALLHDIGDTLGSFNHPDIAAAILKPFVSEANHWMVQHHGIFQGHYFFHHIGLDRDMRENFKDHPHYERTAEFCALYDNPAFDPKAETLPIGEFEPMLRRLMAQPKQSIYKTVLKEPATA
- a CDS encoding Crp/Fnr family transcriptional regulator translates to MPPSSKPRLSAPHRAALEGNPWFTSMPRAQRDALVGAAEIIHVRRGAMIFRQGDPIQAAGAGFYGLVAGTIKISSLRQDGREAILAVLEPGNWFGEITLIDGSPRTHDATALEALDLLVVSPEAFARQMRDVVFSNAIGAMLAARVRMLYGLAEDATLRSLRARVAHRLLVLARGDATQSVHLRHSLQLPQEALAMMLGVTRQTLSKELNALAGEGVVALGYGRIELLSLDALQRLVSTG